In the genome of Pungitius pungitius chromosome 5, fPunPun2.1, whole genome shotgun sequence, the window GGCTTGGTTGACATTTAATGATTTGGAGCTGAACGTTGTTTTGCCTCTTAGTGTGTTATCAGTGTACATCAGTGTTCACTGTTTGTTTCGCATGTTAAATACTTTGAACAGTTTTTTGATCTTGAAAACATATTTGGCACATATCACAGAAAAGATGTGATAGGTACTTAATCATAATGTCCCTCTATTCCTCCACCAGTCAACACATACTCATTAAACGATTACATATAATTCATCTTCTTTACTCTACTTCAGTATTTACACATCATAATTCTGttattttagatttgtggcattttaaacatcttttggctgtcaaaaatatacaaaaatataattgCATCTGTATCTTCCGAAAGCAACTTTCATCAGTTCGCTTTTTGTAGCATGTTAGGAAGAGGTAAGGGATTTCCTGTTCCTCTTTGCTCGACTTGTGGCCGGAAAGCGAATGAACTCAAATTGTTTGCTTTGGTCCGTGTTGGGGAAGGAGGGCGGGCCTGTGTGTAGCCTCTTGATGAAATGGACCTCCCTCTGGTTCTGCCTGGTCCTGGAGGCTTTGACGGGCCTTCCTTTCCTGGTAAAAGCCACATACCAGCCCTCATACTTGGCATTCTGGAAGGCTGTGTAATTGTTCTCCAGTACAATTTCTGTGAAGATACAATCCCTGCTCCGGCCATTGGGCTGCGTGAGAACAGAGGAAAGGTTTCTTCAGTTACAACTACTTAACACAGCCTGCAACCATTCATTTACACACCAAACCGTCACACTGCTAACTCCCAGAGCTAAGTCATAGGATTGCAAATAAGCCAATTAACACTGTTTTTCATAGAATACCCAACCATCTTGTGAAGGGGAGTGACACAtccttttatttatctttatatttAATGGTCAAACATTCTAAATTTAAGTGTGAAGTTTGATGAAGCAGATGCAGAACAGCAGACATTTAAGTCAGCTATGTGGGAAAATATGCAAGCTGTTGGCCCAACAATAATGTGAGTGACCCAACCACCAGAGGTCATGTAGCATGCAGCCTTGAAACATATCAATAAGAACATTAATAATTAAAGGGTTTCAATAGATTAATGCAGGCAGAGGACCAATTCCTATTATCAAAATGAGCCAGAGCCATGTCTGACAGAAAGAAGACCTACCACCACGTCATTTGACCCAGAGCAGCTTCTAACAAACAGAGGGCCGACAATCAGAGTTTTTTGAACCAGAGTGGGATCTGAAGGGCAGAGGACCAACTACTGGAGGTTATTTGACCCAGAGTAGCGTCTGACAGGCATAGAGCCGACTACCTGAGGTAATATGTACAGTGCTGTCTCTAAGGTTGTCAGCCTAGAGAGCTGTTTCTGGAGAGTCTTTCTCTGAGTGTACTTGTTCCCCCTCTTAGCAGACATGATGATGAGACATATTATGACAGATCtatgaatcatttttttatttatgatgtTGTAAGTGGAGTTGGTTATGACCAAAAAAGTGTACGGGCAGGTACTTTCCTCCCATCGCCCtctgacatttccttttttccggCACATCATGTGTCAAGGGGAATGACATACAGTCTATTTATGACAGCAGTGTGGGAGCTACATTGTGGGGTGGTATGTGAGATCTGATAAGCTCATGGATTTAGGATTTTTACACCCACAAATCCTTCTTGCAACTATAATTTAGCTGCATAATGGTACCATGCTATATATTTCAATTAgctgttttactttattttgttaTAGCGCTGATTCCATGCCATCTAAAAGTCAATACACGATTTTTAGCCATGTGGttttacaaataaaagaaatccagaaATCTATAGTGTACCTTTCCAACAAGTTTCCCCTTCCGGTTTATGCAGAGGTAGCGCCTACTTTCTGCACCTCTGATTCTCACTCGACTGCCAAAGGTATCCGTCTCAACAAAGAGGCGAGCTGTGAGGAAACATAGAGGAGATTTCAGGTGGCTGAAAGGGGGAAAACCTGTGaatacaaacaacacaaaacatagTCATACTATCacattgtttctctttcttcctttttaaatatgtttttgtgtttttcgaGCTTCTAGgaaaaaataagcattttggaagtgaattatcttttttcagTGGATGATATCTCTGTTGAGCTGAAACTACCAACTAACACTACAACTAACAACTGTTGAGTCAATAAGAGCCCATGTAGCTTGTTATAAAGGTTTGAACAAATGTTATCACAGAACACTGAAGAGCAGAATATACATTCTCAATTGAATTTGTCTTTGTCCAATTATGGCCATTGGGCATTGCAACAGCCTTGTGTATTGGGGCTGGAGAGACAAAGGACTTGTCAGACGAAGGGTTCATGGATCCGGCAGGGAGGCGGAATTAACATAAAAGCCTGAACACAGCTGCCAGAGGGAGGGGCGAGCATGCTGGAGTGACTGGTGCATGTGCCTGAGGACATCGTTCTCAGCAGGGCCTTAGATGCTCTACTCTCAGGGCCATGCTGCCTTCCCTACAAGACTTTCCCTAGATTCCTAATGAGGATCTCTTAAATATTGTACCCTTTATAGCAGTACAATGTCTGTTTACCATGTGCGAGGGTAAGGACACCAAcaggagacaaagacaacaggTTTCGTGCTGATGTGATATGATTACAGACTGGATCCCAGTGACATTTCTTACATTCATGGTGGTAGTTGGCAGGTTAGAAATAATGTGTGCACCATTACATCGGTGCCTTAAGTATAAGCAACACATTTTACAGCAATATTTGAAACTCAGTCAGTAGATTACATGTTGTTTTTACCAGCCAACATTAggtattttgtaaaaatgtaactgAATTGTTGTAAGAAAGCATTGTGTCATTTCCAGCTGGTTGACTGGCACCTTAACAGGTTACAGAGCTTTAAAGAGTATTCATGCTTCCAAAGTAGCAGAGGGGGTTCTGTGTTTTCAACGGTCAGAGGGAGGCCTTTTAATTTGTCAcaagttgaaataaaaaggtgaaataaGGAAACCCCTACCCTGATGAACGAAGGATTCAAAACCCCTTGCCACAAGGTTAACAGCGGTCCGGGTCGGCACCTACCGAACACATCTCCATCCTCCGCGGTGGCGCTGACCCTCCTGCCGGGGATCTGCACGTGTTTCCCGCTGGTGCGGCTGTAGAGCTGGTAGACGCGGACCTGGCGACGGCTCAGCTGGTCCGTCCCTGCGCCCTGCGTCCTCACATACTGCTTAAAATGAGGAGACGGGTGATTCTCCCCCTTTTTTAtgcaaaagggaaaaatgaaatacataatCTGAGAGGCTGGGATAAAGAAAAGTATAGCTATGTTATAACCGCTTATACACGTTGGACAAATCCAAGTATTTCTACAATTAGCTTTGAGTGATATCCGCAATGTTCACATTTCAATGCACTGTTCAGAAGGACATTTTCACAAACGTTGTTATTACATCGGTAACATGagttatgttttatatatatatatatatatatatatatatatatatatatatatatatatatatatatatatatatatatatatatattgggaaGTTAGAAGCACGTTTACCTGAGCATGACACCAcagcacaaacaaatgaaatgatctGCAGAAGTAACGATAATAAAGAGGAGTTATTTCGAAGAAGTCATAAAGTGGCATCATACAAACACAGCTACAACTGTTCGATCGTCTTACATGTAAATGCAGCGCTGGTTTAGTCCATACattgtcctttttattttatccgATCAAGAAACGTGTTCTTGAGGCAGATTTATCCCTGGATGATGCGGTGAATAAATCCAACGGAGCTCCCGCAGTGTCTTGACCTGTCCATCCACACCAAACGATGCTCGAACTTATTTCATCTAGCAAAAGCCCGTACCGGAGGTCTGAGTGCCGAAGAGCTGTTCAGAAGATTCAGAAGATCCGAGGAACGCACCCCCAGCAGACCCATCCATCCTCGGAAGCTCGTTAGATCGCTGAGCGCatcgccgcgggggggggggggggggggggtgggggggtggtggttaAATGTTGAGAGGCAAAGTCCCTCCCTGAAATCCTTCTAATGTGGGTGGGCACAGCAACAGGACCCTACGAGGATCCACTGTAACGGAGATGTGCAGAAAATAATATctaaaaaaggggaaacaagTCAATTTCAAATCCAAAGAAACTAAACTGAGACTAAAATAGTTTGATCTCTACTCCAACCTATCCTGTCTGTCCCGCTTTCCTGTGGAGCATTACTGTAGCATTGTATTTAAAGTAGTGAGTAGCCTAATGACACCTTATGGGTGGGGCAATTACGTgttaaggacccccccccccccccccctcccccctcgcccaAACACATACTGCCCTTTTAGTTGTGTTAACTGGTCACACTTCCAACTCATGTTAAAAGAGGCCAAAACCAATCATGTTCTGACAAAAGGGCAGTTTCATCTTCACCTAATACACAATCAGCATCCAAAGATGAGCTGTCCTTCCTTTGACTTCCTGTGACTGTTAATCCATTAAcagacaggagaggagagaagaggagtaAGAGAAGGGAGCAGAGGAAACAAGGAATAATAGACAAGTAAAAAATAGAAGTAGAGAGGAGAAATAGTTGGTATAATAACACAAACGGTACATTCTTCTGGGTCCTAATTTGTGTCTAAGACCAGTGTAACCTAAAGTTTCAATATTCAGCCACCACTCCAGGCAATAATAAGTTAGGCATTTCTGATATGTTGATTTGGTGGACATGTATGACTTATGTTATTAATGAAACTGGACAGTACAGTTTCACTTCTTCAGTTCATGTAAGTGTTTGGaccttgtgtgtttttactttacaAATGTTGCTTTGTACTTGTAACTGCAGTTTTGGCTGGTTGAGTATATTCAAACTAAAGctacaataaaataacatacatCCAGGATAAATAAACTATGGCATCCTCTAGAACACCTCCTGTTTAAGCTCAGAGACAGGCAGCTTTCTGAAAATGAACTTCCCAAAGGGGGGCCATTAATAAGGACAGTGAAATCAGGCCACCATTAGTACGTCATGTTTAGCAGCACAAGTGTTAGACTACAACCAAAATCAATTCCCTCCTTTTTTGCAACCAGTCCTTTCATTATGCTTCCGTCCAGCATTGTGCTGCAGCTGATACGTGATGAAAAGCTGTAAAATTCAACAGTCCTTCACCTGGATGAAATGTGGTACCATCAATTTGTTGTGGAAACTTAGTTGTGCGATTCAGCTAATAAACACTGATGTGACATCTAATTAGCATAGTGATTTATATTCGATGCAGGACTCTTTCATGGGAATGCGTACAAATAGTCATGCTTTTGATTTAAATCTGGTGGTCCTGTGCAATGGCAGAGTTGCGATAGGTATTTTATTCAGGAAATTAGAGAAAGATGGAGACTTTTTGCTTTCTTGTTTTGGCATGTCGTGAATACGCCACAAAGTTGTTCATTTTCACCAAAAAAGGTTGAGAACGCTCTCCAGGATGGATACTTTTGGGCGAGAGTTAAGAGACAATTGCAATGACACCTGTGTTTGCTACTTAATTAGGTCTTAGCAGTTGCAAAATAGTCCTTCCCTGATTCATCAAGCCCTtaaaatatgacagttttacaGAAACTGTAAAGGATCAAAGCATAATTGCTCTACAGCAGAGACTTCAGACCCTGCAGAGATCCGGGtgtaaaacaaacattattGAATCTACGAACACGAATGAGAAGCATGAGTAATCAGATGATGTAGTAATCGTTCAATTCAAGTCTTCATTTTGAAGTATAtttgatgtgtgtatgtgtgtgttagagagacaGAGTAAGATCTGGAGCATTGTacgattgaaaaaaaaaatgtgtccgTTCGaaatttttggagaaaaaacgCTTTCTTTAGATTATTAAAAACGACTGTATTATTCACCAATATACTTATTGTTTAAATTGGCACCGGCATATACGTATGTGAAAAGTCATTTGGTATTTGTTTTCAGGCTGGTTGGAAAGAACTCTATTGGCAAATTATACTGAATGTGGTGATAGCTGGACTTCCACAGAAAAGAGTGAGCAGACTTGAGTTGTGATTTTATTGCTAATCTCTGGGTACCCAAACAGCAGTGGTGGCTGGTCCAtggagggcaatggggcgtgggaaaagaagggaaattattattattattatattaaaaatacattttacaaaaagtcgatatttgtgtttttgcggCAGGTCGAAGAAGCAGCTGGCCATTCACTGATAATGTTAATAAGTAACATTATAATTTTAGCGttctaaaatacattgagatttaaaCTTGCCCTTCGCCGCCCTACGCTGTGCTCTCGTCTCTGACACGCTGTTTAGCAACAtaactatggaatgccgtttcattaaaaattaaataaatgaataaatagacggtaatgcataatgacactgtatttcataataaataaatgaataaatacacggtaatgcataatgacactgtatttcataatgacacggtacaaGAACGGAACAAGAGCAACCACCGGCATTGTCCTTCCAAGATGACCCGACCCAAACTCGTAACGGCAGAAGAACTTTGCCAGAGAAATTAGAGGTAAAACGGCTGGACTAAGAACTGCCTGATTTCACAATTTGGACAACAGACCGGCGTGCATGGGAAGCCGCACATATACGACGCTACTGTAGCGACTTCTACACgtgggatgtttagctagctagttagctacaagCTAACGCCGTATATTCGCACACCGTGCACATGACGTTGctgtgttaaagttaacatcgctacccagctgcaACGCACACAGactgcggtgaggacacacaacctgGACGTGaatgaaaaaagacacatttcatccaaaataattaagttttgtggggcttttgagttggtctttcctcaacacactgattgggTGTTTCCCCCACAAACTAGGTTTGTGTTGTCCGTGAAAAGTGTTTGAGGGAATGATGGCGGACCGATCTTTTGTCTATCAATTCtcagaaaaaatacataatttttTTATTCGAGTTTACATGCAAAGAATGACTCTCAATTTGTAAAAAATTAGTGCTATGATGTTGGATGTCAGAGGCCAGGttctccatcctgccgtagacTACACCAGGGTTCGGGATGCAGATTTCAGATAAGACATATACcaagaggtggaaagtaacgaattacatttactcaggttactgtaattgagtagtttttttgtgtacttctactttttaaagtattttttaaaatctgtaattgtcacggtttggttctccttcctgttttattttgcagtttcatgtctcttgtgtccctgggttagcttcacttcctgccttgtcctgtgattgcctgattgtttccacctgtgtccaatcacctgcacctccctagtgtatttaagccctgtgtgcctgttgtcccctgtcgcgtcattgtctatgtcaagtcgtcgttggtgcacgtccttctgatttgtgttggtgaataaagagcaccttttgaaaCTTTGAAGAGATCTTGCATCGGAGTGCAGCCTGCCTTTGACCTGCACCCTCACTCCTGACAGTAAttttactttcactttcacttaagtatttttaatttgaagtattgtacttcgctacattttaaatcatatccgttactgagtaaaaaaaaatgcaaaggaaaaaaaatccgctaaaccggaagtacgtagattctcacagtaagaatcgacgcaaccgtctgtaatgacagcggttaccagggtaataagaggagaaaagttaattaactgatatatatatacataatcctggtctgacgggatgtgttagcagcagtagttgactacacttgctgctcttggctctgatatttattttccacgtattgttttgcttcagtgagcagagcagagccagtttaaggagatcgcagagtaaacggtctgccactggagtgcatacgtcccgacgtcagcaaACCGTCGGTCAGCGCCGCCAGCCAttcgcgccgatcgtcagtggcccgcgttcagtcgaagtcggcagtatctggcccgaacctgaaatgagtttgacacccctgctttagtgaatccacagttcatgccatatttagtggttgtagtaatgtttaaaatgttttattggatgatttgcactaaaatcatcttttattttaattttattatttttgctattacactttaatttgtaaaggtcttccttcaattaaaaacaactagattgagatttattttcccttgtctttttttaactacactagaatcccacaccccacccagctgttgaaaaggtaactcagtaactttttcTCTGAgtagatttttaatgagctactttttacttttacttgagtaaatttttagactggtaactttacttgtacttcagtaaaatttacttaagtaacagtaggCCTACTTTTAtttgagtacaacattttgttactctttccacctctgcataTACCCTCCTTGGAGTCCAGACACGGGCTCGGTGGTGGAGAACGAATTCTCCAGAACGTATTCTCCACCACCCCCTCTTATGATACACCGGGTTGTGCTGCTGGTTTGAGGTGTCTGAAGTGTGGTGAGGAGGGTTTTGCTGTTGCAGATCAGTTGCAtacaaaaataatttctaaTGAAGAGGGTTTGATCAAAGGCTTTATCTTCCAGGTTCTGGCCATCCCTCTTTAATTTGCAATCAAGCTgtgaattgttgtgtttttttgtagagGGAGACTGTAAACCtcaactaaaaaaaatgtttttgtatttgttcataCAGATAATAGGGATATAGTGATGGGACATGGCTCGAGGCTAGATACCTTCTAGGGCAGCTCTGGACACAGAATAGTCTCACAATTGTATGTCTCACTGTGGCATGATGTGCAGTAAGACCTGGatgatgacaaaacaaaaagactcGCTCTTGCCTGGGTTCATGGGGGTGGCCTCAGGGTACTCCAAACAATTTGCCTCTGTCCACGACACAGTATGTGATatccctccctctgtccacaGCCTTCCTCCTGCTCGACTCTTAACCACTAGCAGGGGGCCTTGTCTAAGTGGGTGGTACTCCAACGTTGCTTCCTTTCCCCCTAGCCTTAACTTCTCTTACCAATACCCACCCAAGTCTAACCACCCGCTGGTTTACTCATATGATTCTCTCTCTGAACGGACTCATCCAGCTCTGGACCCTACTTGTCACCAGTCGTAACGCTGCAGCCAACTCCCCAATGCTCGGGTTGCTTGATACTTAACTGTGAGGCCAGATCATCTCCCTCTTCTAAGCATCTACAGTATTGTCGGGGACTCCATAATAACAAACATCTGCTTCTTCAAAACAACAACTCCCTGGAGCTATGACCCTTGTCATCCTGGACAAGCTCCTGGAGTTGCTGCGCTCTCTCACTCCCTAAATCAACGGTGAtcgtgaaaaacacaaatccaCTGTCAAATTAGCACCAATGTATTATACACTATAATAACTCTCTAAGGGCGTCacaatctgtacacatcctCTTATCAGCACAGGACTCCACCAAAAAGAACCTTTATCCTGTGTACAGAATGAATAACGTAAAAGAtgaacaatacattcaatgcagatgacagaaatgattcaaatattgagagtaGTAAGCAGAATAATGATGGAAGAATGACTAACGAAAATAAACAGTGGAAGGGAGTAATCATGTCAGCAATAGTCATGTGACCAAGACTATTATTAACATTGGCAGTAGATGTCAGGCAGGACCACTTTCAGAAACAACCACAATcaaatagaaccaccatcagatagaggTACCATCGTCACAACCACCATAAGATATAACCACTAGCAGATATAACCCCCATTAGATATAACTACCAACAGATACAACCACCaacagatataaccaccatcagaaagAATCACCACCTACagtgaaagcacaaagactccaGGGTAAATAATGTGAGACAACAAAGGAGTCATCAGTGCTGCGTCAGTGCTCTTTGAAGTATATAGGTTGGGGCACAGCACTGAAAACTGACTGAGAAACTGGCCAGGGCCAAAACCATCCTACACAGAGAGTGGAGAGGTGAGCCGGACTTGGCCAACTCAAAAGTGTCAGGTGTCAGTTTGTAACTTGATTTCATCAACTTCCCATGGAAATGACCACAAGCCTGTTGCTTTAAAGCACAGCCCCAAACTTACCACTATGTCTTGGATGTCAATACATTAGTGCACAGCTGTTTGCTCTGCTATACATGTTGTTCCAGGATATttggaggaaggaagggatAACCGAGAAGTTGTGGCATTAAACAGCAGCCTTAGGTCATAGTTTGTCTTTGAGGCCATAATTGCACAGTCATTTGATGAATTACTTGCAGAAAACATTTGCAACAGTGTGTCATTTTAggtttttgattcatttttttcaagtcACTGTTTATTTCCATTTAGAATATGTTGTAATATGTCATTTCGTAGTTTAAAAATATTGTAAGACAGGGGTGCCCAATAGCTTGATCGCCATGGCAGTGCCAGTAGATCACCTCTCGCATGCGGAGTAGGCCGTGGGAGCTAACAGaaaactaatgctaattagcaaccCTTGCATACTCACagacacatttaatttcattcaaaagcaacactAGCTGATTCCAATCATTGCAAGTCATCCATGAAAGGTAATGACCGGGGATGTATGGACAGGTTGCGACAGTTCCCTCGCTTTTGACAGACAAGGAGCTTGTagttttctttatatatattttatatatatttgaacttTGCAGCGACGGTATGGAGTGGTGCTGTTCCGTTTGGTTACAGCTACTCGTTGGTTGTGTGGGCACCCCTGTTTTAAGTCAAACAATGCACAATTAATTTTTCTTGATAAGGAGGACAAATTTTGGCTGCTATTCCAACTGcgatttaaataaatactttacCAATTCCAAACAACTCATAACAATAAATACTTAAATAGGTGTTAATACACAGAAGAAAACATGCTTTACAGAGTTTGAGCCATTGCCAAATTCGCCAAGACTTCAAAACAGTGGAATCCATTTCCCATAGATCTCGGGCCTTCCTCTGGGCTACTTTAGCTCCATTGACAAGTGAAAGCAGAACTGGTGGTCTCCAAACAGCTCTGACCACATCGTAAAAATGTCCGCCATAAAGAGCAACTGGCCACTCTTTCTGACCCAGCCAAAACAGAGGCAAGGGTTCAGAAAGTGGGTGGTCCCCTTTATGAATCCTTGAATacagaaatgttgaaaaaacTCTCAAAGATTCCCTTCACTAGCAGCCTGCACTTGTTGCCCTTGATGCCACCTGAATTCAGATTCATGTCAGTCTTCAGTTGGCTGATTTACCAACTTGCGAATGTTACACTCAAAATGTGAACATATCTTTGAATATACTGTTTCATAGACATAAACACTCCACTTACACACCGAGGGATAAAGATGGACAACTCTGTTCTTATTACAAAGGCAGCTGACCCTTCTGTATCTGCTGGCCATTTGCAAGCTGACCATTTGAGCTTGCCAAATTTGACACAGCTGACGCAGGCAATAAATTTGAACTAGTATCCCCACCCCCTTTATCCAAAAGAGTGCTGCCCTGGAAAGCCcttgaacagacacacacaaacactcatgcACACATACCAGCCATGCTGtaattaatacatttgaatCATATGATGAAAGACACAGGCAATCACCTAAATCATAAATATCATTAATAAAGTGTGAAGTGCATAGCTAAAATTCAACATTGTCGGTCAGACCAATGATTTGCATAACTATGAGCGCTATTGGGTGACAGACAACATTGTCAGGGTGAGCAGACTGTGCAAATCCTCGAGTCTGGGCACGGGGATGACCAACAGGTGAAACTCAAGTTGCTGATCCGTGATTAACACTCGCTAGTTGTAGACAGGCTTTGACTGATTCATCTATAGGCCAAGATGCTGAGAACATTTGAGACTTCAAAACTAATAAAGTGACTCACACAACTGCTCTTCTCAGAGCCGCAGacagcgagagagggaggggtggtggtaATGAAAATAGCCGGATGTACAGATACACCAAGACTACAGGGACAGAGTCAAACAGGGCCCAGCATCTGTGTTATTGTTTAGGAGCAAAATGTCAAAGGACCAGTGAACATGTCACGGCGCATATCTAACAGGGTTAGATGCAATGTCACGCAAAGCCCAAGCGCTGTTGCAAATGGTTGTCACCCACATGCTACCATGAAAGTGTAACCAAAGCTTTCAATGTTCATTACTAGCTTTTAGTCAGTTGTACTTGTATCTGCACATTTGATTTCCCTGCAATTATCATTAATACCAAACAACTGACATCTGTATGTGAAGGTATAAAGGAGTAATGAGGagtaatgtctgtgtgtgtgttaatataaGCGTCTCCTCCCCATGTCAGATAGATAGCTGGTATTAGTACATGTGCCCCACTGCTTCTCTGGCGGCTGTTGCTCTGCATTGCTCTCATGTGACGGTAACAGCTGTTAATGCCGATTGTCAGCTTTGTCGTGGAAGACTAGCACCCTGATCAACTCAAACATAGGTAAAAAATACCTGGAGCTCCATCGTGTCATCTAAGTATTCGACAGAAGGTTAACAGTGTATCAGTTACATTTATCATAATACAGTTTGAGGAGCTAAAATCTGTTCCACCTTTTATTTGGTTAAACAGTGTTCCAAAAATAAGGGAATGCAATGTATCTTTGGAATATTTTCTGTGTCATTAAATTTATGATACATTCTCATTTGTATTATCTGTACAAGTAAACAAGTATACAGGTCAGATACTGTACATGATGATTCTACAGAGGGACATTATCCTTGGGGTTTGAAGGATAAATCTTATCTAACtttttggaaaat includes:
- the fgf17 gene encoding fibroblast growth factor 17; translation: MYGLNQRCIYISFHLFVLWCHAQGENHPSPHFKQYVRTQGAGTDQLSRRQVRVYQLYSRTSGKHVQIPGRRVSATAEDGDVFARLFVETDTFGSRVRIRGAESRRYLCINRKGKLVGKPNGRSRDCIFTEIVLENNYTAFQNAKYEGWYVAFTRKGRPVKASRTRQNQREVHFIKRLHTGPPSFPNTDQSKQFEFIRFPATSRAKRNRKSLTSS